A stretch of Pseudomonas sp. CCC3.1 DNA encodes these proteins:
- a CDS encoding sugar ABC transporter substrate-binding protein, whose product MNIPVKALCVATCMTLSGISLGAQTLTIATVNNSDMIRMQKLSKTFESEHPDIKLNWVVLEENVLRQRLTTDIATQGGQFDVLTIGMYEAALWGAKGWLEPMTDLPATYAIEDVFPSVRDGLSVKGTLYALPFYAESSMTYYRTDLFKDAGLTMPERPTWEQIAGFAKQLNKPEKEQYGICLRGKAGWGENMALISTVANAYGARWFDEKWQPEFTGPEWKNALNFYVNTLKESGPPGATSNGFNENLALFNSGKCAIWVDASVAGSFVTDKTQSKVAEHVGFTFAPHQVTDKGSAWLYSWALAIPTSSKAKDAAKTFSTWATSKEYGALVAEKDGIANVPPGTRNSTYTDAYLQAAPFAKVTLESLKAANPKDPTLKSVPYVGIQLVTIPEFQAIGTQVGKFFSAALIGQTTVDQALTAAQQTTEREMKRAGYPK is encoded by the coding sequence ATGAATATTCCTGTCAAAGCGTTGTGTGTCGCGACTTGCATGACCCTCAGCGGCATCAGCCTGGGCGCGCAAACCCTGACCATTGCCACCGTCAACAACAGCGACATGATCCGCATGCAAAAGCTTTCGAAGACCTTCGAGAGCGAGCACCCCGACATCAAGCTCAACTGGGTGGTCCTGGAAGAAAACGTACTGCGCCAGCGTCTGACCACCGACATTGCGACCCAGGGCGGCCAGTTCGACGTACTGACCATCGGCATGTACGAAGCTGCGCTCTGGGGCGCCAAGGGCTGGCTTGAGCCCATGACCGACTTGCCAGCCACATACGCTATCGAAGACGTCTTCCCGTCTGTGCGCGACGGCTTGTCAGTGAAAGGCACGCTCTACGCCCTGCCGTTTTACGCCGAAAGCTCAATGACCTATTACCGCACCGACCTGTTCAAGGATGCCGGGTTGACCATGCCTGAGCGCCCGACCTGGGAGCAGATCGCAGGCTTTGCCAAACAGCTGAACAAACCTGAAAAGGAGCAATACGGCATTTGCCTGCGCGGTAAAGCGGGCTGGGGCGAGAACATGGCGTTGATCAGCACTGTCGCCAATGCCTACGGCGCGCGCTGGTTTGATGAAAAATGGCAGCCAGAATTCACCGGTCCCGAGTGGAAAAACGCGCTGAATTTCTACGTCAACACCCTGAAAGAATCCGGTCCGCCGGGTGCCACCAGTAATGGTTTCAACGAAAACCTGGCGCTGTTCAACAGCGGTAAATGCGCCATCTGGGTCGATGCCAGCGTGGCCGGTTCGTTTGTCACCGACAAGACGCAGAGCAAAGTCGCTGAGCATGTCGGCTTCACCTTCGCCCCGCATCAAGTCACCGACAAAGGCAGCGCCTGGCTGTACTCCTGGGCACTGGCCATTCCGACCAGTTCCAAAGCCAAAGACGCCGCTAAAACCTTCAGCACCTGGGCCACCTCTAAAGAGTACGGCGCGCTGGTGGCTGAAAAAGACGGCATCGCCAACGTGCCACCAGGCACCCGCAACTCGACCTACACCGACGCCTACCTCCAGGCCGCGCCGTTTGCCAAAGTCACGCTGGAGTCACTCAAAGCTGCCAACCCCAAAGACCCGACCCTCAAGTCCGTGCCTTACGTGGGCATCCAGTTGGTGACGATTCCGGAGTTTCAGGCAATCGGTACCCAGGTTGGCAAATTCTTCTCGGCGGCGCTGATTGGCCAGACCACGGTGGATCAAGCCCTCACGGCCGCCCAGCAAACCACCGAGCGCGAAATGAAACGCGCGGGTTATCCCAAGTAA
- the cobF gene encoding precorrin-6A synthase (deacetylating), with amino-acid sequence MKTLLLIGIGAGDPEHITVQAINALNRASVFFVLDKGQTTEDLVRLRLEICERYITEPNYRVVHASDPQRDSATPSYAQGVADWHEQRAEIFKHLIEQELADGECAAFLLWGEPGLYDSTLRILDRVRANGCSDFDYEVIPGISSVQALAARHRIPLNGIGQPIRITTGRRLVADDLDNVVVMLDAHCAFQQFVHEDVDIYWGAYIGTADEILIAGKLSQVCEHIKYTREAARQRKGWIMDTYLLRKRVD; translated from the coding sequence ATGAAAACACTGTTACTCATCGGCATCGGCGCGGGCGACCCTGAACATATCACTGTGCAGGCGATCAATGCGCTTAACCGCGCCTCGGTTTTTTTTGTGCTGGATAAAGGCCAAACCACCGAAGACCTGGTGCGCCTGCGTCTGGAAATCTGCGAGCGCTACATTACCGAGCCCAATTACCGCGTAGTGCACGCCAGTGACCCGCAGCGTGATAGCGCAACGCCTTCGTATGCGCAGGGCGTGGCAGACTGGCATGAGCAGCGGGCCGAGATATTCAAGCACCTGATAGAGCAAGAACTGGCCGATGGTGAATGCGCGGCGTTTTTGCTTTGGGGCGAGCCAGGGCTGTATGACAGCACCTTGCGTATTCTGGATCGGGTGCGCGCCAATGGCTGCTCGGACTTTGACTACGAAGTGATCCCCGGTATCAGCAGCGTGCAGGCGCTGGCAGCTCGGCATCGCATACCGTTGAACGGGATTGGCCAGCCGATTCGCATCACCACGGGGCGACGCCTTGTTGCTGATGACTTGGACAACGTGGTGGTGATGCTCGACGCGCACTGTGCATTTCAGCAATTTGTGCACGAAGACGTCGATATTTACTGGGGCGCTTATATCGGCACAGCGGATGAAATTCTGATTGCGGGCAAGTTGTCGCAGGTGTGTGAGCACATCAAGTACACCCGCGAGGCTGCCCGGCAGCGCAAAGGCTGGATCATGGACACGTACTTGCTGCGTAAGCGTGTCGATTAA
- a CDS encoding acyltransferase family protein, which produces MREFSHAYIPAIDGLRAIAVLAVIIFHVDFLDFLPGGFTGVDLFFVISGYVISQSLSLRGNADFADFLMDFYRRRLLRILPALLVVLLVSFLVSALFMPQFWLSEQMSRTGLAAFFGVSNVALAWTTDTYFAPGNHLNPYVQTWSLGVEEQFYLIFPALYFIWLRYRKRIAMVWAVLPLLAIASLAVSAVETKTDQLAAFYLLPGRFWELAVGAMLFQVVGAQCGLMRSRALADGLLACGFALLVSVFLLAGGNAFPFPWAIITVCGAALMIAAVVLPAEGYGSIFQSILQVPLLTYIGRLSYSLYLWHWPVLVLLRWTVGTELLIVQWLYPVVVWGLAASTYRWIEMPLRAGRSFWQNRAWATVALSISSICFAGWGAYWMSQNAERLSLSQTRDTYNWYAYKHDPQEPFARIEAPRVLGRQLFVIGDSHSAAYRTLLNLASLRLGIKVIEYEQGGCGVVSLMAADPIECAARRVVDFKDIETRAKPGDIVFLASLRMPELEGRGWERGTEVVLSEILSEQTLDLSHAARHSAEAVITRLQAAGVTVLIDAPKPLFKAPANRCSDWFNHMNPICAAGLTINRDLLERLRAPQMRQLEQLQREYPSLIVWDPFPLLCPGSVCSAYDTRGQPLFFDSNHLSGHGNRVLESSFVQLLLRIWNKPYARFFASIHCDMY; this is translated from the coding sequence ATGCGTGAGTTCTCGCATGCCTACATCCCCGCAATAGATGGCCTACGTGCCATCGCTGTTCTCGCTGTCATTATTTTCCATGTCGACTTCCTGGATTTTCTCCCTGGGGGCTTCACCGGGGTCGATCTGTTCTTTGTGATCTCCGGCTATGTGATTAGCCAATCGCTGAGCCTGCGAGGTAATGCGGACTTTGCCGATTTTTTAATGGATTTTTACCGTCGGCGTTTATTGCGTATTTTGCCCGCGTTACTTGTGGTTCTGCTGGTCAGCTTTCTGGTATCAGCCCTGTTCATGCCGCAGTTCTGGCTGAGTGAGCAGATGAGTCGCACGGGGCTGGCAGCTTTCTTTGGCGTCAGCAATGTGGCGTTAGCCTGGACCACGGACACTTACTTTGCGCCCGGGAATCACCTCAATCCTTATGTGCAGACCTGGTCGCTGGGGGTTGAGGAGCAGTTTTATCTGATTTTTCCTGCGCTTTACTTCATCTGGCTTCGTTACAGAAAGCGTATCGCTATGGTCTGGGCTGTGCTGCCGCTATTGGCCATTGCCTCGCTGGCTGTCAGCGCCGTTGAGACAAAAACCGATCAGTTGGCAGCCTTCTATTTATTACCTGGGCGCTTTTGGGAGTTGGCGGTCGGGGCCATGCTGTTCCAGGTTGTGGGGGCGCAATGCGGCTTGATGCGTTCCAGAGCACTGGCTGACGGGTTACTGGCATGCGGGTTTGCGTTGCTGGTGTCAGTTTTTTTGCTTGCCGGGGGTAATGCTTTTCCTTTTCCTTGGGCGATTATCACGGTCTGCGGGGCGGCGCTGATGATTGCCGCAGTGGTGTTGCCTGCTGAAGGCTATGGCTCAATCTTTCAAAGTATTTTGCAGGTGCCTTTGCTGACGTATATCGGTCGCTTGTCTTACTCGTTGTACCTGTGGCACTGGCCAGTGCTGGTGTTATTGAGATGGACCGTTGGAACTGAACTGCTGATCGTCCAGTGGTTGTACCCGGTCGTGGTTTGGGGGTTGGCAGCCAGCACCTATCGCTGGATTGAAATGCCATTACGCGCAGGCAGATCGTTTTGGCAGAACCGGGCGTGGGCCACGGTCGCGCTGAGCATCAGTTCAATTTGCTTCGCGGGCTGGGGCGCGTATTGGATGAGCCAGAATGCTGAGCGCCTGTCGCTCAGTCAGACGCGCGACACGTATAACTGGTACGCCTACAAACACGATCCCCAAGAACCGTTTGCCAGAATCGAGGCTCCACGGGTGTTGGGGCGTCAGTTGTTTGTGATTGGCGACTCACACTCGGCGGCCTATCGCACGCTGCTCAACCTTGCGTCGCTCAGGTTGGGGATCAAGGTAATCGAGTACGAACAGGGCGGCTGCGGCGTGGTCAGTTTGATGGCCGCTGACCCCATTGAGTGTGCGGCACGCCGGGTAGTCGATTTCAAGGACATTGAGACGCGTGCCAAACCCGGTGACATTGTGTTTCTTGCCTCGCTGAGAATGCCCGAACTTGAGGGGCGTGGCTGGGAGCGTGGGACCGAAGTGGTGTTGAGCGAGATCCTTTCTGAGCAGACCCTGGACCTTAGCCACGCCGCCCGACACTCAGCCGAAGCGGTGATTACGCGCCTGCAGGCGGCAGGGGTAACGGTTCTGATTGACGCACCCAAGCCTCTGTTCAAAGCGCCTGCAAACCGTTGTTCAGACTGGTTTAACCACATGAACCCGATTTGCGCGGCGGGCCTGACGATAAACCGCGACCTGCTTGAACGTTTGCGTGCCCCGCAAATGCGTCAACTGGAGCAGTTGCAGCGCGAATATCCCAGTCTAATCGTCTGGGATCCGTTCCCGCTGCTGTGTCCGGGCTCGGTCTGTTCGGCTTATGACACCCGTGGCCAGCCGCTGTTTTTTGACTCAAATCACCTCAGTGGTCACGGTAACCGTGTGCTTGAGTCTTCCTTTGTCCAGTTATTGCTGAGGATATGGAACAAACCCTACGCGCGGTTTTTCGCCTCGATCCACTGCGACATGTACTGA
- a CDS encoding carbohydrate ABC transporter permease: MMTLQQSRRLQSVLLGTLAWAIAILIFFPIFWMVLTSFKTELDAFASPPQFIFTPTLENYLHIEQRSGYFHFAWNSVLISFSATLLCMLIAIPAAYSMAFYETKRTKGTLLWMLSTKMLPPVGVLMPIYLLAKTFGLLDTRAALIIIYTLINLPIVVWMIYTYFKDIPKDILEAARLDGATLWQEMVRVLLPISKGGLASTLLLSLILCWNEAFWSLNLTSSSAAPLTALIASYSSPEGLFWAKLSAVSTLACAPILIFGWISQKQLVRGLSFGAVK, encoded by the coding sequence GTGATGACACTTCAACAATCTCGCCGCCTGCAAAGCGTGCTGCTCGGCACGCTGGCCTGGGCCATCGCCATCCTGATTTTCTTCCCGATCTTCTGGATGGTCCTGACCAGCTTCAAGACCGAACTCGACGCGTTTGCCTCGCCGCCACAGTTCATCTTTACCCCTACGTTGGAGAACTACCTGCACATTGAACAGCGCAGTGGGTACTTCCACTTTGCCTGGAACTCGGTGCTGATCTCGTTCAGCGCTACCCTGCTGTGCATGCTGATTGCGATCCCGGCCGCGTACTCGATGGCGTTCTACGAAACCAAGCGCACCAAGGGCACGCTGCTGTGGATGCTCTCCACCAAAATGTTGCCGCCGGTGGGCGTGCTGATGCCTATTTACCTGCTGGCCAAGACCTTCGGCCTGCTCGATACCCGCGCCGCGCTGATCATCATCTACACCCTGATCAACCTGCCGATTGTGGTCTGGATGATTTACACCTACTTCAAGGACATCCCCAAAGACATCCTCGAAGCAGCCCGGCTCGACGGCGCCACCCTGTGGCAAGAGATGGTTCGCGTGCTGCTGCCCATCAGCAAGGGCGGACTGGCTTCGACCCTGCTGCTGTCACTGATTCTGTGCTGGAACGAGGCGTTCTGGTCGCTGAACCTGACCTCCTCCAGCGCTGCGCCACTGACGGCCCTGATCGCCTCTTACTCAAGCCCCGAAGGCTTGTTCTGGGCCAAGTTGTCGGCGGTGTCGACCCTGGCCTGCGCGCCCATCCTGATTTTTGGATGGATCAGCCAGAAGCAACTGGTGCGCGGTTTGTCTTTCGGCGCAGTTAAATAA
- a CDS encoding AraC family transcriptional regulator yields MTRLARATDPSYELMDDHNGLSIIYRQHGFPCPLVRWHFHKEYELHLIMASSGKVFVGDYIGNFYPETLFLTGPNLPHNWISQVAEHEVVPLRDMLVNFTDELLEGASSVFAELKSLTPMLDRAQYGIEFRCKTTIRQAVDLMQAIADATGITRLGHFLILLQLLADCDDYQLLSGVTAGHLADEQTIDRTNRAVDYIFSLYARELTLEEVAAYMGMKPTYFSRVFKQATGRCFIEFVNRLRISKSCELLADGEKAVTDVCFESGFNNISNFNRRFQQLKGMTPSHYRRLAVQRLTEQNLPAQSERLRSAK; encoded by the coding sequence ATGACTCGACTTGCCAGAGCAACAGACCCGTCTTACGAACTGATGGACGACCATAACGGGTTGTCGATCATCTATCGCCAGCATGGCTTCCCTTGCCCACTGGTGCGCTGGCATTTTCACAAGGAATACGAGCTGCACCTGATTATGGCCAGCAGTGGCAAGGTGTTTGTCGGCGACTATATCGGCAATTTTTACCCCGAAACACTGTTTCTGACCGGGCCTAACCTGCCGCACAACTGGATCAGCCAAGTGGCCGAGCATGAAGTTGTGCCGCTGCGCGACATGCTGGTCAATTTCACCGATGAACTGCTAGAAGGCGCCAGTTCGGTGTTTGCCGAGCTTAAAAGCCTGACACCGATGCTAGACCGGGCGCAGTACGGCATCGAATTTCGCTGCAAAACGACTATTCGTCAGGCCGTTGACCTGATGCAGGCGATTGCCGACGCCACAGGTATCACCCGCCTGGGGCACTTCTTGATCCTCCTGCAATTGCTGGCCGATTGTGACGACTATCAGTTGCTGTCCGGCGTGACCGCAGGGCACCTCGCTGACGAACAGACCATAGATCGCACCAACCGCGCCGTGGACTATATTTTTAGCCTCTACGCCCGCGAGCTGACGCTCGAAGAGGTCGCGGCGTACATGGGCATGAAACCCACCTATTTTTCTCGCGTCTTCAAGCAAGCTACCGGGCGCTGTTTCATCGAGTTTGTGAACCGCCTGCGCATCAGCAAATCCTGCGAATTACTGGCCGACGGCGAGAAAGCCGTTACCGACGTGTGTTTCGAGTCGGGGTTCAACAATATTTCCAACTTCAATCGGCGCTTTCAGCAGCTAAAAGGCATGACCCCTTCGCACTATCGACGCCTTGCGGTGCAGCGTTTAACCGAGCAAAACCTGCCGGCACAGAGTGAACGTTTGCGCAGTGCAAAATAG
- a CDS encoding mannitol dehydrogenase family protein, translating into MKLNRRNLDNLNDAVVKPTYLARVTQHGIAHIGVGGFHRAHQAFYTDALMNQGRDLDWSICGIGLRPEDRKVRDDLAGQDYLYTLFELGDSDETQSRIIGSISDMLLAEDSAQAVIDKLASPQIRIVSLTITEGGYCIDDSTGEFMASLPQIQQDLAHPEAPRSVFGVLCAALAQRRASNTAPFTVMSCDNLPHNGRVARKALLAFAALSNPDLHDWIATHVSFPNAMVDRITPMTSNAHRLQLHDQLGIDDAWPVVCEPFIQWVLEDKFSNGRPAWETVGVQLTDDVTPYEEMKIKLLNGSHLALTYLGFLKGYRFVHDTMNDPLFVAYMRAYMDKDVTPQLAPVPGIDLATYKNTLIERFSNQAIADQLERVCSDGSSKFPKFTVPTINRLIADGGELKRAALVVAAWALYLKGVDEKGQKYVIPDPRAQFCQALVSDDALIAQRLLGVEAIFGTAIPQSAEFVAAFEWCLNSLREVGVSKTLEQLVDRVA; encoded by the coding sequence ATGAAACTGAATCGCCGTAACCTCGACAATCTGAACGACGCAGTGGTCAAACCTACCTACCTTGCCCGCGTCACGCAGCACGGCATCGCCCACATCGGGGTCGGGGGCTTTCACCGCGCACACCAAGCGTTTTACACCGATGCGCTGATGAATCAGGGACGTGATCTTGACTGGAGCATTTGCGGCATCGGCTTACGCCCCGAAGACCGCAAAGTGCGCGATGACCTGGCTGGCCAAGACTACCTCTACACCTTGTTTGAACTGGGCGACAGTGACGAAACGCAAAGCCGCATTATCGGCTCGATCAGCGACATGCTGCTGGCCGAAGACAGCGCTCAGGCGGTGATCGACAAGCTGGCCAGCCCACAGATCCGCATCGTCTCGCTGACCATCACCGAGGGCGGTTATTGCATCGACGACAGCACAGGCGAGTTCATGGCCTCGCTGCCGCAGATTCAGCAAGACCTGGCACACCCCGAAGCCCCACGCTCGGTGTTTGGCGTGTTGTGTGCCGCCCTCGCCCAACGCCGCGCCAGCAACACTGCGCCCTTTACCGTGATGTCGTGCGATAACCTGCCGCACAACGGACGCGTGGCCCGTAAAGCCCTGCTGGCTTTCGCTGCCCTGAGCAACCCGGACTTGCACGACTGGATCGCCACCCATGTGAGTTTCCCGAATGCCATGGTCGACCGCATCACGCCCATGACCAGCAACGCCCATCGCCTGCAACTGCACGATCAGCTCGGCATCGACGATGCCTGGCCGGTGGTTTGCGAGCCGTTTATTCAATGGGTGCTCGAAGACAAATTCAGCAACGGCCGCCCAGCCTGGGAAACCGTGGGTGTGCAGCTCACCGATGACGTCACGCCCTATGAAGAGATGAAAATCAAACTGCTCAATGGCAGCCACCTGGCGCTGACCTATCTGGGCTTTTTGAAAGGCTATCGCTTCGTCCACGACACCATGAACGACCCGCTGTTTGTGGCTTATATGCGCGCCTATATGGACAAGGACGTGACCCCGCAGTTGGCACCCGTGCCGGGGATTGACCTTGCGACGTACAAAAACACCTTAATCGAGCGTTTCTCCAATCAAGCCATCGCCGACCAACTGGAGCGCGTGTGCTCCGATGGATCGTCGAAATTTCCTAAATTTACGGTCCCGACTATCAATCGCCTGATCGCCGATGGCGGCGAGTTGAAACGTGCAGCCTTGGTGGTCGCCGCTTGGGCGCTGTACCTCAAAGGGGTGGATGAGAAGGGTCAGAAGTATGTGATTCCTGATCCGCGGGCGCAGTTTTGTCAGGCGCTGGTGAGCGACGATGCGTTGATCGCGCAGCGGTTGCTGGGGGTTGAAGCTATTTTTGGCACAGCAATCCCGCAGTCTGCGGAGTTTGTGGCGGCGTTTGAGTGGTGCCTCAACAGCCTGCGTGAGGTGGGCGTTAGTAAAACCCTGGAGCAACTGGTAGACCGCGTTGCCTGA
- a CDS encoding sn-glycerol-3-phosphate ABC transporter ATP-binding protein UgpC produces MAHLKIKNLQKGFEGFSIIKGIDLEVHDREFVVFVGPSGCGKSTLLRLIAGLEEVTDGTIELDGRDITEVSPAKRDLAMVFQTYALYPHMTVRKNMSFALDLAGVAKAEVEKKVNEAARILELAPLLERKPKHLSGGQRQRVAIGRAIVRNPKIFLFDEPLSNLDAALRVQMRLELARLHEELKATMIYVTHDQVEAMTLADKVVVLNSGKIEQVGSPLELYHHPANLFVAGFLGTPKMGFLKGKISRIEAQSCEVALDAGTRIQLPLSGPSLSLGSAVTLGIRPEHLNLAKPGDCTLTVTADVGERLGSDTYCHVITACGEPLTMRIRGDMASQYGEQLHLHLDSEHCHLFDAQGLAISRPLRAAA; encoded by the coding sequence ATGGCCCACCTGAAAATCAAGAATTTGCAAAAAGGCTTCGAAGGTTTCTCGATCATCAAGGGCATTGACCTTGAAGTGCATGACCGCGAGTTCGTGGTGTTTGTTGGCCCGTCGGGGTGCGGTAAATCCACGCTGCTGCGACTGATTGCCGGGCTCGAAGAAGTCACCGATGGCACCATCGAACTGGATGGACGCGACATCACCGAAGTCAGCCCGGCCAAGCGCGACCTGGCCATGGTATTCCAGACCTATGCACTGTACCCGCACATGACCGTGCGCAAAAACATGTCATTTGCCCTCGATCTGGCGGGCGTCGCCAAAGCTGAAGTCGAGAAAAAAGTTAACGAAGCCGCACGCATTCTCGAACTTGCACCGTTACTGGAGCGCAAACCCAAGCACCTGTCGGGCGGGCAACGCCAACGCGTCGCGATTGGCCGGGCGATTGTGCGCAACCCCAAGATATTCCTGTTCGACGAACCGCTGTCCAACCTTGATGCGGCGCTACGGGTGCAAATGCGCCTGGAACTGGCGCGCCTGCATGAGGAGCTCAAGGCAACCATGATCTACGTGACCCACGACCAGGTCGAAGCCATGACCTTGGCCGACAAGGTCGTGGTGCTCAACTCAGGGAAAATCGAACAGGTTGGCTCGCCGCTGGAGCTGTACCATCATCCAGCCAACCTGTTTGTGGCCGGGTTTCTGGGCACCCCAAAAATGGGCTTCTTGAAAGGCAAGATCAGCCGTATTGAAGCCCAGAGCTGCGAAGTGGCGCTGGACGCCGGCACGCGCATCCAACTGCCACTCAGTGGCCCTTCACTGAGCCTTGGCAGCGCCGTGACCCTGGGCATACGCCCTGAACACCTCAACCTTGCCAAGCCCGGGGATTGCACCCTGACCGTTACCGCTGACGTCGGCGAGCGCCTGGGCAGCGACACCTATTGCCACGTGATTACCGCCTGTGGCGAACCCCTGACCATGCGTATTCGCGGTGACATGGCGAGCCAGTACGGCGAGCAATTGCACCTGCACCTGGACAGTGAACATTGCCATTTATTCGATGCTCAAGGGCTGGCTATCAGCCGCCCATTGCGCGCTGCTGCCTGA
- a CDS encoding sugar ABC transporter permease, producing the protein MTTSTVTTAIDAPPPVRKSRLFNPGWFLVTPSVALLLLWMIVPLAMTLYFSLIRYNLLYPGENQFVGLENFTYFLTDSGFMPGMTNTLLLVGSVLLISVVLGVLISALLEATDFLGRGIVRVLLISPFFIMPTVGALIWKNLIFHPVSGVLAAVWKLFGAQPVDWLAHYPLLSIIIIVSWQWLPFAILILMTAMQSLDQEQKEAARLDGAGPIAIFWHLTLPHLARPIAVVVMIETIFLLSVFAEIFTTTNGGPGYASTNLAYLIYNQALVQFDVGMASAGGLIAVVIANIAAIILVRMLGKNLTDKP; encoded by the coding sequence ATGACGACTTCGACTGTTACGACAGCGATTGACGCCCCGCCCCCGGTGCGTAAATCCCGGCTGTTCAACCCCGGCTGGTTTCTGGTCACACCCTCAGTGGCGCTGTTGCTGCTGTGGATGATCGTGCCGCTGGCCATGACGCTGTACTTTTCGTTGATCCGCTACAACCTGCTGTACCCCGGTGAAAACCAGTTTGTGGGGTTGGAAAACTTCACCTACTTCCTCACCGATTCAGGCTTTATGCCTGGCATGACCAACACCTTGCTGCTGGTGGGCAGTGTGTTGCTGATCAGCGTGGTGCTCGGGGTGCTGATCAGTGCCCTGCTGGAGGCCACTGACTTCCTGGGGCGCGGCATTGTGCGGGTGCTGCTGATTTCGCCGTTTTTCATCATGCCCACAGTGGGAGCGCTGATCTGGAAAAACCTGATCTTTCACCCGGTGTCCGGCGTGCTGGCTGCCGTCTGGAAGCTGTTCGGCGCCCAGCCGGTTGACTGGCTGGCGCACTACCCGCTGCTGTCGATCATCATCATTGTGTCGTGGCAATGGCTGCCCTTCGCCATCTTGATTCTGATGACGGCCATGCAGTCGCTGGACCAGGAGCAAAAAGAAGCCGCACGTTTGGATGGTGCGGGGCCGATCGCGATTTTCTGGCACCTGACCTTGCCGCACCTGGCGCGGCCGATTGCCGTGGTGGTGATGATTGAAACCATCTTCCTGCTGTCGGTGTTCGCCGAAATTTTCACCACCACCAACGGCGGCCCCGGCTACGCGTCGACCAACCTGGCGTACCTGATCTACAACCAGGCACTGGTGCAATTCGACGTTGGCATGGCCTCGGCCGGTGGGTTGATCGCCGTGGTCATTGCCAATATTGCGGCCATCATTTTGGTACGCATGCTCGGCAAAAACCTGACAGACAAGCCGTGA